In bacterium, the DNA window TGGCTCGTTGGTGCAAGTTGAAAGCAATGAGCATATTATTTTGGGCTGCGTGGTACAAATCCAAACCGGCTCCATGGACCCGATGCGCTACCCGTTTCCTTATCAAAAAACCGAAGAGGAACTGTTAAGCCAACAGCCACAAATTTTTGAATTTTTAAAAACAACGTTTGATGTTCAAATTCTTGGGTACACGCTCAAAGCAACACCCGAAAAGGTGCTGTACATGCTCCCGCCAAAACCAAGCAAGATTCATGCGTTTGTTAAAGAATGCGCACCAGCATTGTCGGCACAATTTTTAAGCAACCCAATTTTTTTACCCATGCTGTTTTCTTTTCAGCATAAAATATCTAATCTTGATGAATTACTGCTGGCAATCTTGCACAACTTAAGCGCCCAAAAGAAACTTACACAAAAAGTATTCCATGAATTTTGTCAGACCTTTTCGCTGCTTTCTGGCAACGATTATCGAAGGCTCAAGCTATTTTTAAAGCGGGTCGAGCATATCATCAACCCCTAGCCGCCCCCTCATTTCAGCAAGAAAAAATGACTCTTTCAGGCCAAAAACCTTTATGTTTAAATTTCAATATGAAAATTAAATGTTTTTTTCGCTAATCATTGATTTAAAAAAAGCAGGCGTTATATTGCTCTTATACCTGCACCAATAGGGATGAACCAATAAACGCTCTGTCCAGAAAGACTAAAGAACCATGAACCACCCACAAGAACCAATCAGCACACCCACTATTTCTTATCAATGCTCATATGACAGCGTTTATTCAGAAATTTATGAAACTTCGTATGACACACACTTTGTTTTCTGCGATGACGAAGAAGAAGAGATGATTAATACATCTACGCCGTTAGAAAGAATTCATTAGGAAAACAGGTCAAAAAAATCAACGGAGATACCATGCACAAAATATTATTTGGATCGTTATTTTTCGTTGTAGCCCTCACTTCAACCGCCCTGCCAGCAGCTAGAACACCATTACATGAAGCGGCAGCGGGTGGCAGCATCAAACAATTACAATCGTTGCTCACGCAAAATCCCGCGGGCGTTAACGCAAAAGATAATAACAGCTGGACGCCGCTCCATCACGCCACCTATTGGAGGCGCTTCAAATGCGTTCAAGAGCTTCTAAACGCTGGCGCTGACGTTTATGCAACAAATAACGAAGGCAAAACTGCAAAAGACATCGCACGAGAAGAAGACTACGAAAATATCGTTGCGTTGTTGCAAAGTTACGAAGGCCTTCCAGACATCAAAGAGCCTGAAGTCAACTAAAAATTTCTCAACTATTTTTCAGAAAGGTCAAATCATGATCAACAAAATTATCGCCTCATTTTCAATTGTTCTCGCCCTCACCTCAACCGCCACGCCGATGGGATTTGCACTGCGTGAAGCGGTACGAAAGAACGACGCTCAGCAGCTACGCTCCCTGCTGGCCAATAATAACGTCGACATTAATGCACAAGATCCCCGGGGCTGGACACCGCTCCATCACGCCGCTTATTGGGACCGCGTCGAATGCGTTAAAGTGCTCTTAAACGCTGGGGCTGATATCACAGCAATAAACAATGAGGGTGTAACCGCAAAATACCTTGCAGTAGAAGAAGGCAACTACACCATCATCGGCTTGTTGCAAGATTACGAAAATACCCCAGACATTAAAGAGCCTGAGGGCCTTTAAAAAATTCTCAACTACTTTTTAGAAAGTTCAATCATGATCAATAAAATTATCGCCTCATTTTCAATCGTTCTCGCACTCGCTTCAACCGCCATGCCAAAAGACTACCCGCTGCATAACGCCGCAAAAGCCGGCGATATTGAACAACTGCATACTTTGCTAGTCGGCAATGGTGTCGATATTGATGCAAAAGATGACATGGGCTATACACCACTGCTCTGGGCAGCCAAGGACGGCCACCTCAAATGCATTCAAGAGCTTCTCAACAATGGTGCCGAGGTTAACGCAAGAGGCGGCTACGGCTGGACACCACTTCATTCGGCTGCCGACAACGGCCACACCAACTGCGTTAGAGAACTTTTAAGCAGGGGCGCCGATGCCAATATAAAAGAGAGCAACGGCTTGACACCTCTTCATTGGGCTGCTGAAAAGGGTCACCTCGACTGCGTTAAAGAACTTTTACAACGTAAAGCCGATGTTAACGCAAAGGGTAAATACGGTGATTCCACACCACTTCATTTTGCTACCATACGCGGCCACCTCGACTGCATTAGAGAACTTTTAAACTACCGTGCTGATGTCAATGCAAAAGACAGCAACGGCTCGACGCCTCTTCATTATGCTACCATTATTATCATATGGCGCGCTGACTACGTGCACGGTGACTGCATTAGAGAACTCTTAAACAACAATGCCGATGTCAATGCAAAAGATTGGGCCGGCAGGACACCGCTTCATTTTGCTGTTATGAACGGCGATCCCACATGCATGAGGGAGCTTTTAAATCATGGAGCCAGCCTTGAAGCAAAAACAAGCGAAGGTAAAACCGCAAAAGACCTTGCTAGCGCGGGTACCTTGGCATGGTTGCAAGCTTATGAAGACGCTATAAAAAGGAAAGAGTCGGGGACGGTAACGCTACACGATGCGGCAAGAAATGGCAACGTCGAACAGCTACGCACATTGCTAGAACAAGATTTCACTGATGTTAATGCAAAAGATCCGTTTGGCTCAACGCCTCTGCATGATGCCGCCTACTTGGGCCGCACAAACTGCGTTCAAGAACTTTTGAAACATAATGCCAATGTTAACGCAAAAAATAACAGCGGCTGCACCCCGCTTCATTTTGCTGCCAGAAACGGCCACCTCGACTGCATTAGAGAACTTTTGAAACATGATGCCGATGTCAATGCAAAAAGTAACCTGGACGAAACACCACTTCATTGGGCTGCTCAAAACGGCCACCTCGAATGCGTTAAAGAACTTTTGAAACATAATGCCGATGTCAATGCAAAAGATAATGACAGCTACACACCGCTTCATAATGCAGCCATAAACGGCCGCATTAATTGCATTGAACCACTCTTAACCAATGGCGCCAATGTTAAAGCAAAAATTGACAAGGGCCAGACACCACTATCTTTTGCTATCAAATGTAGCCGCACCGTATGCATTAGAGAATTTTTGAACGATACTACCAACCTTGAAGAAAAAACAATTGATGGCCAAACCGCAAGAGAACTTGCACTAAAATTTAAACACCAAGCCGTCGCCGATTTGTTGCAAAGTTACGAAGGTATTCCGGACATCAAAGAGCCTGTTGTCGAAGAATAATTTCCCAAGTATTTTTTTAAAAGCAAAAAAGTTAAGGACCGATTCAACAACATTGAATCGGTCCTTAACTTTTTTATATCTATTTTTTACTAACTACGTTTAAAGCCACCAACCGGCAGGGACGACAAGAAATATTTTAAATCATCATCACCAAAGCGCAAGCCACCACCAAAGAATGGATTTGCATTATAGCGACTCACAAAGTCATCCATCCCAAATGTCGTGTACAAATTATTTAGGAAGAACACACGGTTGAGCCATTTAACATGCGGACGACCAGTCTCAACACGATTTCTACCTCTAAAATCAAACGCTTCAAACGTGGTAATCCAATGAACTTTATCGGTATACAGCGGAACGTTGAAGTCAACACCGGCACCAAACGTGTTTTCAAAGAGCCCAACGCGCAATGCAAGCTTGTTAAAGCGCTTACCAACCTGCAGACCGAACAGCACGTCATCTTTTTTCTGTACCGTACGCTCAACTTGATCTGCCCACTCAATTTTGCGTTCTGGTGACATTGGCAACTCACTAGCACGCAGGACGGTACCTTTATCGTCGCGACGCGTAAAGAACTGTGTCTCACGCGAAACACTGCCGCGCTCATCGCCAACCAACTGAATAAGATAGAAATAATCTGAACTAGGTCTGAGCTTAAGCTCTAAATAACCTTTTGAAGTACTATGACGCAGCATTGTTTCTGAGTGCATATCAATATTGAGCATCAGTGCTTGCGTCTTACCCACATAATTTTTAAAGCCACGAATGGTTTTCTTGATGTCAGTATACGTTTCATCTTCGTTAACCAATTTACCAATAACGCCTTTGCCTGTATTAATTTTGTCGACAACTTCACCTGCTCCACGAAATGCTTCACGCGCATGCGTGGCAGTCTCATTCAAATTGCTAAAGGCCTCGCCAGCTTTCTCGCCAGATTCTTTAAACGAACCAGCAACTTCGTGCACATCATTCGTAATTGAAGGAATGCTCGTTTTTAAATGAGCAACTGTAGTGCGAAAATCTGAAACAATCGTATTCAAATTATTTTCATTACTTTGCATTGTGCGCTGCAAAGTCTCAGAAAAATCAGCCATACGATTGGAAGCTTTGGCAACAGATTCAAGCGTCTGACGCAAATTTTCCTCACCTTTTCGAGAAGCAACCGCGCTCTTAAACGAAGACGTAATATCTTGAATACCAGTTGCAATATCACGAAACTGCTCAAGAAGCTCGCCAACGGTAGCCGGCGTTTTGCCCGGCATAGAAAGTGTACTGCCCGGCAGCAAGATCCCCGTCCGAGAATCTCCCGGATCGATTTCAACATTTTTAGTACCAATCAATCCATCTTGGTTGATCATAGCATAAGCATTTTTTGCTAATTTATTTTTCTTATGAACACGAAGCACAAACTCAGCTTTACCACCAGACAGCAAGTTTACTTGGTCAATCCAACCAACTTCAACCCCTGCAATTCTAACAACCGCTTTTGATACAACACCACCAGCATCATCAAAATATGCCTTGTACTCATTATATTTATCTTTATTAAAGCGGAAGGCTCTAATATTAATACTTAAATATAAAAAGATACCAATGGCGGCTAAAATGAATAATCCAACACGTGTTTCTGTTCTCACGAGGGTACCCTACGTTATAATGAGTTTTTAGAGCCAGTATGATCTGACAATTCTGAAAGATTTTTGAGGCTGAGCAGGAGCTTTTTTTTCAGGCTCTTGCCCTTGTTGTGTGATATCTGCGCTCTTTGCATCAGGTTGATTTTTCTGCTCTACCTTTTCCTCTTCTTGCACAATTGCCAGCAACTGTTGCTCAACATTGCCAACTTTTCCATAACATAACACAGAATATACTTTAGGCCCAAATTGTTTAGAAAAAAGATCTTTCATGTCAGAAAGATTTTTTGGTTTTTCTCCGTAAATAAGCTCTAGATGCGACCAATTACCATCCAAATTTTGTCCCCAATTTTCTTGAAATTCACTGACAACTTTTTTAAATGCATCATTCATCGTCTGCGGATCGTCTGCCATCGGCCGACGCAAACCTAAGATAGCACACAGGGCATCTGAAAGGAATAGCGGTTCCATTTCTGCCGTCGGTGTCCATATCGTAAAAAGATCTTGCAAAGCAAGACCGGCATTTGGCGTATTTTTTTCTCTTTTTAACTGCGCAAGCCGAGGCGGCTTGTAAAAAGCATCCAGCTCACCAAAATCGTTAATTTGTCCTAACTCAGAAATATCGTCT includes these proteins:
- a CDS encoding ankyrin repeat domain-containing protein, translating into MINKIIASFSIVLALASTAMPKDYPLHNAAKAGDIEQLHTLLVGNGVDIDAKDDMGYTPLLWAAKDGHLKCIQELLNNGAEVNARGGYGWTPLHSAADNGHTNCVRELLSRGADANIKESNGLTPLHWAAEKGHLDCVKELLQRKADVNAKGKYGDSTPLHFATIRGHLDCIRELLNYRADVNAKDSNGSTPLHYATIIIIWRADYVHGDCIRELLNNNADVNAKDWAGRTPLHFAVMNGDPTCMRELLNHGASLEAKTSEGKTAKDLASAGTLAWLQAYEDAIKRKESGTVTLHDAARNGNVEQLRTLLEQDFTDVNAKDPFGSTPLHDAAYLGRTNCVQELLKHNANVNAKNNSGCTPLHFAARNGHLDCIRELLKHDADVNAKSNLDETPLHWAAQNGHLECVKELLKHNADVNAKDNDSYTPLHNAAINGRINCIEPLLTNGANVKAKIDKGQTPLSFAIKCSRTVCIREFLNDTTNLEEKTIDGQTARELALKFKHQAVADLLQSYEGIPDIKEPVVEE
- a CDS encoding ankyrin repeat domain-containing protein, encoding MHKILFGSLFFVVALTSTALPAARTPLHEAAAGGSIKQLQSLLTQNPAGVNAKDNNSWTPLHHATYWRRFKCVQELLNAGADVYATNNEGKTAKDIAREEDYENIVALLQSYEGLPDIKEPEVN
- a CDS encoding ankyrin repeat domain-containing protein gives rise to the protein MINKIIASFSIVLALTSTATPMGFALREAVRKNDAQQLRSLLANNNVDINAQDPRGWTPLHHAAYWDRVECVKVLLNAGADITAINNEGVTAKYLAVEEGNYTIIGLLQDYENTPDIKEPEGL
- a CDS encoding MCE family protein gives rise to the protein MRTETRVGLFILAAIGIFLYLSINIRAFRFNKDKYNEYKAYFDDAGGVVSKAVVRIAGVEVGWIDQVNLLSGGKAEFVLRVHKKNKLAKNAYAMINQDGLIGTKNVEIDPGDSRTGILLPGSTLSMPGKTPATVGELLEQFRDIATGIQDITSSFKSAVASRKGEENLRQTLESVAKASNRMADFSETLQRTMQSNENNLNTIVSDFRTTVAHLKTSIPSITNDVHEVAGSFKESGEKAGEAFSNLNETATHAREAFRGAGEVVDKINTGKGVIGKLVNEDETYTDIKKTIRGFKNYVGKTQALMLNIDMHSETMLRHSTSKGYLELKLRPSSDYFYLIQLVGDERGSVSRETQFFTRRDDKGTVLRASELPMSPERKIEWADQVERTVQKKDDVLFGLQVGKRFNKLALRVGLFENTFGAGVDFNVPLYTDKVHWITTFEAFDFRGRNRVETGRPHVKWLNRVFFLNNLYTTFGMDDFVSRYNANPFFGGGLRFGDDDLKYFLSSLPVGGFKRS